The following are encoded in a window of Paramormyrops kingsleyae isolate MSU_618 chromosome 12, PKINGS_0.4, whole genome shotgun sequence genomic DNA:
- the LOC140593548 gene encoding uncharacterized protein produces MQNGKIIEEQVPNQEKVLSSEQQPDSYYFDDQSMQGDNPFGGTSSFLTTTNDSCDSADSSSCNHDESIGSDNKSASSSESSDSNDSRDSDSSSDSNDSSSSNDSSSSSDSSDSDNSSDSGNSSSSSSSSDSDNSSDSDNSSSSSSSSDSDSSSDSNDSSSPSDSSDSDNSSDSDNSSSSSSSSDSDSSSDSNDSSSSSDSSDSDNSSDSGNSSSSNDSDSSSDSNDSSSSSDSSDSDNSSDSGNSSSSSSSSDSDSSSDSNDSSRSSDSSDSDSSSNSDDSSSSSDSDSSSDSNDSSSSNDSSINSSNSSDSDNSND; encoded by the coding sequence ATGCAGAATGGAAAGATAATCGAAGAGCAGGTGCCAAACCAAGAAAAAGTCTTATCATCTGAACAACAACCAGATTCATATTATTTTGATGACCAAAGTATGCAGGGGGACAATCCATTTGGTGGAACTTCAAGTTTTTTGACAACTACAAATGACTCATGTGATTCAGCTGATTCAAGTTCATGTAATCATGATGAATCAATTGGTTCTGACAACAAAAGTGCCAGTTCCAGTGAGTCCAGTGATTCAAATGACTCCAGGGACTCAGACAGTTCTAGTGACTCTAATGACTCAAGCAGTTCCAATGACTCCAGTAGTTCCAGTGACTCCAGTGACTCAGATAATTCTAGTGATTCTGGTAACTCCAGCAGTTCCAGTAGTTCCAGCGACTCAGACAATTCTAGTGATTCTGATAACTCCAGCAGTTCCAGTAGTTCCAGCGACTCAGACAGTTCTAGTGATTCTAATGACTCCAGTAGTCCCAGTGACTCCAGTGACTCAGACAATTCTAGTGATTCTGATAACTCCAGCAGTTCCAGTAGTTCCAGCGACTCAGACAGTTCTAGTGATTCTAATGACTCCAGTAGTTCCAGTGACTCCAGTGACTCAGACAATTCTAGTGATTCTGGTAACTCCAGCAGTTCCAACGACTCAGACAGTTCTAGTGATTCTAATGACTCCAGTAGTTCCAGTGACTCCAGTGACTCAGACAATTCTAGTGATTCTGGTAACTCCAGCAGTTCCAGTAGTTCCAGCGACTCAGACAGTTCTAGTGATTCTAATGACTCCAGTAGATCCAGTGACTCCAGTGACTCAGACAGTTCTAGTAATTCTGATGACTCCAGCAGTTCCAGTGACTCAGACAGTTCTAGTGACTCTAATGACTCCAGTAGTTCCAATGACTCCAGCATTAATTCTAGCAATTCTAGTGATTCAGACAATTCTAATGACTAG